One Paenibacillus sp. FSL H7-0737 DNA segment encodes these proteins:
- a CDS encoding DUF6438 domain-containing protein → MTKQEITGIGFESFGIGQFFEFHMYSNGKLEFEGVHISRELNGKYEGFIHPKKVLKLLAHIERQRFDDLNYDRPIYGVDCEIATITVHRGTWTKKARVVIGVEPPELRAITRLILWLFDQSKLTKV, encoded by the coding sequence ATGACGAAACAAGAGATAACAGGGATTGGATTCGAGAGTTTTGGGATTGGGCAATTTTTTGAATTCCACATGTATTCGAATGGTAAACTTGAATTTGAGGGTGTACATATCAGTCGTGAATTGAATGGGAAATATGAAGGTTTTATTCATCCAAAGAAAGTACTGAAATTGCTTGCTCATATTGAAAGGCAACGGTTTGATGATCTTAATTATGATAGACCAATTTATGGCGTTGATTGTGAAATTGCAACTATTACCGTTCACAGGGGCACGTGGACAAAGAAGGCTAGAGTGGTTATTGGGGTTGAGCCACCTGAGCTGAGGGCTATTACTAGATTAATTTTGTGGCTGTTCGATCAAAGTAAATTGACTAAGGTTTAA
- the scfB gene encoding thioether cross-link-forming SCIFF peptide maturase, giving the protein MIHQYKLNGYNIVLDTYSGSVHVVDDLAYEIIADYEKASAEKIVTMLLDKYKDDSSISESDIRETIADIEELKNDGQLFTKDEYENLSLDLKKRKTYVKALCLNVAHTCNLSCDYCFASQGKYNGDRAIMSYEVGQKAIDYLLENSGHHRNLDIDFFGGEPLLAWKVVKQIVAYARSKEQEYKKKFRFTFTTNGMLLNDEVTEFLNQEMYNVVLSLDGRKEVHDRLRQTVNGKGSYDHIVPKFKEFVRKRGDQEYYVRGTYTRNNVDFTNDIFHIADLGFDKISMEPVICDPKEPYALTEEDLPEIYNQYEILAKEMIGRDEQGKGFTFYHYMLDLSEGPCIQKRITGCGSGTEYLAVTPWGELFPCHQFVGDEEYSMGNLWDGITKPELQCQFQESNCYSKPECKDCWAKLYCSGGCPANALHATGSLVGTYDFSCDVFRKRVECSMMVKVDESIRAMEGQSS; this is encoded by the coding sequence ATGATTCATCAATATAAACTAAACGGATACAATATCGTGCTCGATACCTACAGTGGCTCGGTGCATGTTGTTGATGACCTAGCATATGAAATTATAGCGGATTATGAGAAAGCTTCTGCCGAAAAAATCGTGACAATGCTGTTGGATAAATATAAAGATGATTCCAGCATTTCCGAGAGCGACATTCGAGAAACCATCGCGGATATCGAGGAACTTAAAAATGATGGACAGCTCTTTACAAAAGATGAGTATGAGAACCTCTCGCTCGATTTAAAAAAACGAAAAACTTATGTCAAGGCACTCTGCCTCAATGTTGCGCATACCTGTAATTTGTCATGCGACTATTGCTTCGCTAGCCAGGGGAAATACAACGGAGATAGGGCAATCATGAGCTATGAGGTTGGACAAAAAGCTATCGATTATCTGCTTGAAAATTCGGGTCATCATCGTAACCTGGACATCGACTTTTTTGGTGGAGAACCGCTCTTGGCTTGGAAAGTGGTTAAACAGATCGTAGCTTATGCAAGAAGCAAAGAACAAGAATACAAAAAAAAGTTCCGGTTCACCTTCACGACGAACGGAATGCTGCTGAACGATGAGGTCACTGAGTTTTTAAATCAGGAAATGTACAATGTCGTATTAAGCCTGGATGGAAGAAAAGAGGTTCATGACCGACTTCGCCAAACGGTTAACGGAAAAGGCAGCTACGATCATATTGTTCCGAAGTTCAAGGAATTCGTTCGTAAGCGCGGGGACCAAGAGTACTATGTTCGAGGAACCTACACTCGTAACAATGTCGATTTCACCAACGATATATTTCATATCGCAGACCTTGGTTTTGACAAGATCTCTATGGAACCAGTCATCTGTGATCCAAAGGAGCCCTATGCACTTACCGAGGAAGATCTCCCGGAGATATACAACCAGTACGAAATTCTTGCCAAGGAAATGATCGGTCGCGATGAACAAGGCAAGGGGTTTACCTTTTATCACTACATGCTTGACCTCTCGGAAGGACCTTGCATCCAGAAGAGAATTACTGGCTGTGGTTCAGGAACCGAATATCTTGCTGTCACCCCTTGGGGAGAGCTTTTTCCTTGTCACCAGTTCGTCGGGGATGAAGAATACAGCATGGGAAACCTCTGGGATGGCATCACAAAACCTGAGCTGCAATGTCAATTCCAAGAGAGCAACTGCTACTCGAAGCCGGAATGCAAGGACTGCTGGGCTAAACTCTACTGCAGCGGTGGTTGTCCTGCCAATGCACTGCACGCGACGGGTTCCCTCGTCGGAACCTATGACTTCAGCTGTGACGTCTTCCGCAAAAGAGTCGAATGTTCCATGATGGTAAAGGTTGATGAATCTATTAGAGCGATGGAAGGGCAATCTAGCTAG
- a CDS encoding S-layer homology domain-containing protein, whose translation MLKKLGKIGLAFILVIGLLPMISLRAYAAIPSFTKTVDFPIQPPVTNASGKNVSDVDVLPDGSTAVVLNTFAYQGNSYVYSYFLKIFDRTGALRSDVDLSSLMDTYYKMIDVNMLALRDGRILITYHKSDSGDNNLQLGTVRESTPNAYFMVLNQSGQKVVGQTQINTYSAASTPALTRFVSITELSDGNIAFSWQRNDNISTATRVFTVEGNPVSGETLLVSHNASMSNVSAGDGVYMVAYNSGVGPQTDTVYLKIFSNSGTLLNTINKGIRTDEKQLFLSTLNNGNFMFSQYNYRNDSSTVSLYDKNGTSKGDFTVSGSLGESSAAIYRDGANPGFVTVSTDPTSTNAINDAYNNFKEWSGTQYAYLNYYDNDGNLVFTSDQPVDSAPVAMQGFNEATWMYAVEYYPSFKLYPTFGDKLVLVTTDNTDADHYRITAKIFETGAPAPAAIIDYAAEQLTGLTPNSAYSVNNGTAVTVTADGKLAIDSSWLGTSVSIVKKGDGSSTTDSPAQTLTIPFRPGAPTGVTATNETAISANDGTLTNVTTAMEYKKGVAGTWTNISGATVTRLDPDMYYVRTKATVTAFASEAKSVTVATFVATPEVTPAAIIDYTAEQLTGLVPNGSYTVNGTAVTATTDGKLAINSGWLDTSLSIVKKGNASTTLDSAAQTLSIPPRAEAPTGVIATDETEISANNGTLTNVTTEMEFKKGTAGVWTSVAGVTVTGLFPDTYYVRTKATTTAFASEAKIVTVATFVPTPEAAPVATIDYAAEQLTGLTASGSYTVNGASLTATADGKLAIDSSWLGTSLSLVKKGNSSTTTDSAAQTLSIPIRPGAPIGITATDETAINANNGTLTNVTTEMEYKKGAAGAWKEVTGVTVTGLTPDTYHVRTKATVAAFASASVQVAVVAFVATPEVAPTAVIDYSAEQLTGLTSNSSYTVNGDLVTATANGQLAIGNSWLGTSLSIVKKGNGSTTTDSAAQTLSIPSRSGVPTGVTATDETAINANDGKLTNVTTVMEYKKGTAGAWTDVSGTTVTGLIPDTYYVRTKATLTAFASEAKIVTVATFVPTLELTPTAIIDYAAEQLTGLTPSGLYTVNGTSVTATADGKLDINSSWIGTSLSILKKGNSSTTTDSAAQTLSIPSRLVAPTGVTATGETGMNTNDGTLINVTTAMEYKKGTAGAWTDVPGTSVTGLTPDTYYVRTKATATAFTSASVQVTVSAFTKIPEATPAAIIDYATEQLAGLTPSGSYMVNDTAITVPVDGKLEIDSSWLGTSLSILKKGDGSTTTDSAVQTLSIPSRAAAPVGVTVTDVTYNGANNGTIQNLTVQMEYKIGSTGLWTEVTDTMITDLAPDTYYVREKATATAFASIAAQVIVHDSNAVIPSAPEVTADDQNNTIVGLDTSMEFSVDDGPYVRYDGTNLPDLSGEHIVKVRVVASGSVPAGPATTLTFTINMLNPAGGLNVIAIDPSGSANNGYTQITVTPALAEGHKLFYKNFGAGSIVVPNVGDVLTGYMLVGIEGLVPAANGDTIGIAELDADGKVVKYGSATAAVAADTVTPGTDPVSPGTGSNSNSGTTPGNANTVVTDVIVLVNGKEENAGKATTTALGNVATTIIVVDPAKLQAKLNAEGNGAVVTVPVTLDSNIIVAELNGQIIKNMENASATLVFQTSKGTYTLPADEINISALAKKLGNGLKLEDIILKITISETSPSMNQVVTGAASSGGFTLVAPSLDFTVTATYGTSTVEVSQFNAYVERIVTLPGGIDPNRITTGVVVEPDGTVRHVPTRFVLKEGKYYAVIKSVTNSSYSVIWHPLTFADVENHWAKDAVNDMGSRLVINGVNKTTFNPNADITRAEFAAIIVRGLGLKLGEGKTAFADLPANSWYAGAIETASEYGLITGFEDGTFQPDAPITREQAMNIIAKAMKLTSLADQTGTVDATSVLATFTDAGNIGVWAKDSLALAAKAGLISGRGDNKLEAKANVTRAEVAVLIQRLLQKSGLID comes from the coding sequence ATGTTAAAAAAGTTAGGCAAGATTGGATTGGCTTTTATATTAGTCATTGGACTGCTACCGATGATTTCACTCCGGGCATACGCTGCCATCCCCTCATTCACCAAAACGGTGGACTTTCCCATTCAGCCTCCAGTTACAAACGCCTCGGGTAAGAATGTTTCTGATGTTGATGTTCTTCCTGACGGAAGTACCGCAGTAGTGTTGAACACATTCGCTTATCAAGGCAATTCCTATGTTTATTCTTATTTTTTAAAGATTTTTGACCGCACGGGAGCACTTAGATCAGATGTTGATCTGAGTAGTCTAATGGATACCTATTACAAAATGATTGATGTGAATATGCTTGCGCTACGTGATGGAAGGATTCTGATTACTTACCATAAAAGCGACAGCGGCGATAACAATTTGCAATTGGGAACCGTTAGGGAGAGTACTCCCAATGCCTATTTCATGGTGCTAAACCAGTCAGGACAAAAGGTGGTCGGTCAGACACAGATTAATACATACTCTGCCGCCAGTACCCCGGCACTCACGCGCTTTGTCTCTATAACGGAATTGTCTGACGGCAATATAGCTTTTTCCTGGCAACGGAACGACAATATTAGCACGGCTACGCGTGTGTTCACTGTTGAGGGTAACCCAGTTTCGGGAGAAACACTTCTGGTTTCCCATAATGCGAGCATGTCTAATGTATCCGCTGGAGACGGTGTATATATGGTTGCTTACAATTCAGGAGTAGGACCCCAGACGGATACTGTTTATCTGAAAATATTCAGTAATAGTGGGACTCTGTTAAATACGATTAATAAAGGAATAAGAACGGATGAAAAACAGCTGTTTCTATCCACGTTGAACAACGGGAATTTCATGTTCAGCCAATATAACTATAGAAACGACTCATCAACGGTTTCTTTATATGATAAGAACGGTACGAGTAAGGGTGATTTTACAGTAAGTGGCTCTCTAGGCGAATCTTCGGCTGCTATTTATAGGGATGGTGCAAATCCGGGCTTTGTAACCGTAAGTACGGACCCCACTTCTACCAATGCCATCAATGATGCGTACAACAACTTTAAAGAATGGTCGGGAACGCAGTATGCTTACCTGAATTATTATGACAATGACGGTAACTTAGTCTTTACATCGGATCAGCCGGTGGATTCCGCTCCGGTGGCTATGCAGGGTTTCAATGAAGCCACTTGGATGTACGCTGTGGAATATTATCCAAGCTTCAAATTGTATCCCACCTTTGGTGACAAGCTTGTCTTGGTGACAACCGATAATACGGATGCTGATCATTATAGAATAACCGCTAAAATATTTGAGACGGGAGCTCCGGCACCAGCGGCTATCATTGACTATGCGGCTGAGCAACTGACCGGGCTGACGCCAAACAGCGCCTACTCGGTTAACAACGGTACAGCGGTAACGGTGACAGCGGATGGTAAGCTGGCTATAGACAGCAGCTGGTTGGGAACGTCAGTGAGCATCGTGAAGAAAGGCGATGGCTCGTCGACAACGGATAGCCCGGCACAAACGCTGACTATTCCATTCCGTCCAGGGGCACCGACTGGTGTAACGGCGACGAATGAAACGGCGATAAGTGCTAACGATGGTACATTGACTAACGTAACAACTGCGATGGAGTACAAGAAGGGTGTGGCGGGTACTTGGACGAATATTTCAGGTGCAACCGTAACGAGACTTGATCCGGACATGTACTATGTCCGGACAAAAGCGACGGTGACGGCGTTTGCGTCAGAAGCGAAGAGCGTGACGGTGGCTACGTTTGTGGCAACACCGGAAGTGACACCGGCAGCCATCATTGATTATACGGCAGAGCAGTTAACCGGTCTGGTGCCAAACGGCTCGTATACGGTGAACGGTACGGCAGTAACAGCGACAACAGATGGTAAGCTGGCCATTAACAGTGGTTGGTTGGATACGTCGCTGAGCATCGTGAAAAAAGGCAATGCCTCGACGACACTGGATAGCGCGGCGCAGACGCTAAGCATTCCGCCACGTGCAGAGGCGCCGACTGGTGTGATAGCGACGGATGAAACGGAGATTAGTGCTAACAATGGTACATTGACGAACGTAACAACCGAGATGGAATTCAAGAAAGGTACAGCAGGTGTATGGACGAGTGTAGCAGGTGTAACCGTAACGGGACTTTTTCCGGACACGTATTATGTGCGGACGAAAGCGACGACTACGGCATTTGCTTCAGAAGCGAAGATCGTGACGGTGGCTACGTTTGTGCCAACGCCGGAAGCGGCACCGGTAGCCACCATTGATTATGCGGCTGAGCAGTTAACAGGTTTAACGGCAAGCGGCTCGTACACGGTAAACGGGGCTTCGCTAACAGCGACAGCTGATGGCAAGCTAGCTATTGATAGCAGTTGGTTGGGAACGTCACTGAGCCTTGTGAAGAAGGGCAACAGTTCGACGACTACGGATAGCGCAGCACAGACGCTGAGCATTCCGATCCGTCCAGGGGCGCCGATAGGTATAACGGCGACGGACGAAACGGCAATAAATGCTAACAATGGTACACTGACGAACGTGACAACCGAAATGGAATACAAGAAGGGTGCGGCAGGTGCATGGAAGGAAGTGACGGGTGTAACCGTAACGGGACTAACTCCGGACACGTACCATGTGCGGACGAAAGCGACTGTGGCGGCATTTGCGTCAGCTTCAGTGCAAGTAGCCGTGGTTGCTTTTGTAGCAACACCGGAAGTGGCACCGACAGCTGTTATTGATTATTCGGCTGAACAATTGACAGGTCTCACGTCAAACAGCTCGTACACAGTAAACGGGGATTTGGTAACAGCGACAGCTAATGGACAATTAGCTATTGGTAACAGTTGGTTGGGAACGTCGCTAAGTATTGTGAAGAAAGGCAATGGCTCGACGACAACGGATAGTGCGGCGCAGACGTTAAGCATTCCGTCCCGTTCAGGGGTGCCGACTGGTGTAACGGCGACGGATGAAACGGCGATAAATGCCAACGATGGCAAATTGACGAACGTAACAACCGTGATGGAATACAAGAAGGGCACAGCAGGTGCATGGACGGATGTGTCAGGCACAACCGTGACAGGACTTATTCCGGACACATATTATGTGCGGACGAAAGCGACTTTGACAGCATTTGCGTCAGAAGCGAAGATCGTGACGGTGGCTACGTTCGTGCCAACGCTGGAATTAACACCGACAGCCATCATTGACTATGCGGCAGAGCAGTTGACAGGCTTGACGCCAAGTGGCTTGTACACGGTAAATGGTACATCGGTTACGGCGACAGCAGATGGTAAGCTGGACATTAATAGTAGTTGGATAGGAACATCGCTAAGCATCTTGAAGAAGGGCAACAGCTCGACGACAACGGATAGTGCGGCACAGACGCTAAGCATTCCGTCCCGTTTAGTAGCGCCGACTGGTGTGACAGCAACGGGTGAAACGGGAATGAACACAAACGATGGTACGCTCATCAATGTTACTACTGCAATGGAATACAAGAAAGGTACAGCAGGTGCATGGACAGATGTACCTGGTACAAGCGTGACGGGGCTTACTCCAGACACGTATTATGTGCGGACGAAAGCAACAGCGACAGCATTTACCTCGGCTTCGGTGCAAGTGACGGTATCGGCATTTACGAAAATACCAGAAGCGACGCCAGCGGCCATCATCGACTATGCTACTGAACAGTTGGCAGGCCTGACGCCAAGTGGCTCATACATGGTAAACGATACAGCGATTACGGTGCCAGTAGATGGCAAGCTGGAAATTGATAGCAGCTGGTTGGGAACGTCACTGAGCATCCTTAAGAAAGGTGACGGTTCAACAACTACGGATAGTGCGGTACAGACGTTAAGCATTCCATCTCGTGCAGCGGCTCCGGTAGGTGTGACTGTCACGGATGTGACGTACAATGGGGCTAATAATGGCACCATTCAGAATCTGACAGTCCAAATGGAATACAAAATAGGCAGCACTGGTCTTTGGACAGAAGTTACAGACACAATGATTACTGACCTTGCGCCGGACACGTATTATGTTCGGGAAAAGGCAACGGCAACAGCATTCGCTTCTATTGCTGCTCAGGTTATCGTTCATGACTCGAATGCGGTCATCCCGTCCGCGCCTGAAGTCACGGCTGATGATCAGAACAATACGATTGTTGGTCTGGACACAAGTATGGAATTTTCTGTGGACGATGGACCATATGTACGGTACGACGGAACCAACTTGCCGGATTTGAGTGGTGAGCACATCGTTAAGGTACGTGTGGTAGCTAGCGGGTCCGTTCCGGCGGGACCGGCAACTACGCTGACCTTTACAATTAATATGCTTAACCCTGCGGGTGGCTTGAACGTGATTGCCATCGATCCAAGTGGCTCGGCAAATAACGGCTATACGCAAATCACCGTTACGCCTGCACTGGCTGAAGGACATAAGCTCTTTTATAAGAACTTTGGCGCTGGTAGCATCGTCGTACCAAATGTGGGAGATGTCCTGACTGGATACATGCTTGTAGGCATTGAGGGATTGGTTCCTGCGGCCAATGGGGATACGATTGGGATTGCAGAGCTAGATGCTGACGGCAAAGTGGTGAAATACGGTAGTGCAACAGCAGCTGTGGCGGCTGATACCGTAACACCTGGTACTGATCCGGTCAGCCCAGGAACCGGAAGTAACTCGAATAGCGGAACAACCCCCGGTAATGCGAACACAGTTGTTACCGATGTGATCGTCCTTGTTAACGGTAAGGAAGAGAACGCAGGCAAAGCAACAACAACGGCCTTAGGGAACGTGGCAACAACTATTATCGTCGTCGACCCAGCTAAACTCCAAGCGAAGCTGAACGCGGAAGGGAATGGAGCAGTAGTTACCGTTCCGGTGACCCTGGATTCCAACATCATCGTCGCTGAGTTAAACGGTCAAATCATTAAGAACATGGAGAACGCATCGGCTACCCTTGTTTTTCAGACAAGCAAAGGTACTTATACTTTGCCAGCCGACGAAATCAACATTAGTGCGTTAGCTAAGAAACTTGGAAATGGCTTGAAGCTGGAAGATATCATACTGAAGATTACGATCAGTGAGACCTCACCATCTATGAACCAAGTAGTGACAGGTGCTGCAAGCAGTGGTGGATTCACACTTGTTGCACCGTCACTAGATTTCACTGTTACCGCTACTTACGGTACATCGACAGTGGAAGTGAGTCAGTTCAATGCTTACGTAGAGCGGATAGTGACACTTCCAGGTGGTATTGATCCGAATCGGATTACGACTGGAGTCGTTGTGGAGCCAGATGGCACAGTGCGCCATGTACCGACTAGATTCGTTCTGAAGGAGGGCAAATACTACGCAGTTATTAAAAGTGTGACGAATAGCTCGTATTCGGTGATCTGGCATCCACTGACTTTTGCGGATGTGGAGAATCATTGGGCGAAGGATGCTGTGAACGATATGGGATCTCGTCTAGTAATTAATGGGGTGAACAAAACGACGTTTAACCCGAATGCAGATATTACCCGGGCTGAGTTCGCAGCGATCATCGTGCGCGGTCTGGGACTGAAGCTTGGGGAAGGGAAGACAGCATTTGCGGATCTGCCAGCGAATAGCTGGTATGCAGGAGCGATTGAAACGGCATCCGAGTACGGTCTGATCACTGGTTTTGAGGACGGGACATTCCAGCCGGATGCTCCAATAACTCGCGAGCAAGCCATGAACATTATCGCCAAAGCGATGAAGTTAACTAGCCTTGCGGACCAGACTGGAACAGTGGATGCGACAAGCGTACTTGCTACCTTTACAGATGCAGGCAACATAGGTGTCTGGGCTAAGGATAGTTTGGCGCTTGCAGCCAAAGCTGGTTTGATCAGCGGCCGTGGCGATAATAAGCTGGAGGCAAAGGCGAATGTCACCCGCGCGGAAGTGGCAGTTCTGATTCAGCGGCTGTTGCAGAAGTCGGGGCTTATTGATTAG
- a CDS encoding helix-turn-helix transcriptional regulator: MYYFGIVKNKVYLLRAEKRWSQTELAKELGVTRQTIAAIENNKFIPSLELAFSIAYIFQKDLNDVFNFEPYEEDEGGNKDE; the protein is encoded by the coding sequence ATGTATTATTTTGGAATAGTGAAAAACAAGGTATATTTACTACGAGCCGAGAAGAGGTGGTCACAGACCGAGTTAGCTAAAGAACTAGGTGTAACAAGACAAACTATTGCTGCGATTGAAAATAACAAATTCATTCCTTCGCTGGAGCTTGCATTTTCCATAGCATATATATTCCAAAAGGATCTTAATGACGTATTTAATTTTGAGCCTTATGAGGAAGATGAGGGGGGTAACAAAGATGAGTAG
- a CDS encoding DUF3427 domain-containing protein: MDNPIQHLKSTLNWAFIDHQQDSLDQYKPRLLVNNKETSDFVLTPLLEELDRCQSFIFSVAFITESGLATLKSHLADLKMRGITGKILTSNYLNFNQPKIYKELLKITNVSVRLTDLSGFHAKGYVFEHEDHSTIIMGSSNLTAAALKANYEWNVKLTSFKHGGLLGQFHNEFEKVWETAVPLTDRWIEAYQVLYDGVQKANHNHQLTLPLIPEAIPQTVFSTISPNKMQLSALKNLQALRSTGAHRGLVISATGTGKTYLSAFDAKNFAPSRMLFIAHREQILHKAMTDYQRIMGGRDSDYGILSGNSRDTNAKYLFATIQTISKELTLANFDPKVFDYILIDEVHKAGANSYLKVIEHFKPKFLLGMTATPERTDDFNIYELFDYNIAYEIRLQEALEEDMLCPFHYFGVTDFEYNDRMIDDTTMLSQLVTNERVSYLIEKMEYYGHSGETVKGLIFCSRKEETLELSRMLNARGYRTKALTGDDSQEVRMQCVTDLEAGNLDYILTVDIFNEGIDIPCINQVVMLRQTQSSIVFVQQLGRGLRKHSDKEFVTIIDFIGNYKNNYLIPVALSGDRSQNKDNIRRHMKDTSYIKGVSTINFEEIARQQIYRSISNSNLTALKILREEYFQLKNRLNRIPRLIDFLDNDSIDPLIFTEEHFSYYHFLQRINETVPHLSEQEKMIIMMMSAEILNGKRKHEILLLKLLLVNDQVTYEEYINALQESGCSTDSETIDSAKRILDLSFFTEAMRKKYGNAAIVEFIADQNFAFHPKMAQSLQNNAYFREIITDIVQTAIHKNEQYVCSEPLTLYQKYSRKDTCKLLNWHSDESSTMYGYKTKHQTCPIFVTYHKHDEVEASTNYQEEFVSPEILKWSTRSRRTLESDEVRTILEADQRNIDLHVFVKKDDADGTEFYYLGKAHPDQESAVQASMVDKNDTSISVVHMDLVLEHSVESKLYGYLTRSFN; the protein is encoded by the coding sequence ATGGACAATCCTATTCAACATTTAAAAAGCACATTAAATTGGGCGTTTATTGACCATCAACAGGACTCTTTGGATCAATACAAGCCTAGGCTTCTAGTCAATAATAAAGAGACCAGCGATTTTGTTCTTACTCCTTTGCTCGAAGAACTGGATCGCTGCCAGTCCTTTATTTTTTCCGTTGCTTTTATTACAGAGAGTGGACTAGCCACCTTGAAGTCGCATTTGGCTGATCTAAAAATGCGCGGGATAACAGGCAAAATCCTAACCTCAAATTATCTGAACTTCAATCAACCCAAAATCTATAAAGAGCTACTAAAAATCACAAATGTTAGCGTGCGCTTGACGGATCTAAGTGGATTTCATGCCAAAGGATACGTTTTTGAGCATGAAGATCATTCCACTATCATTATGGGAAGCTCCAACCTGACCGCTGCTGCATTAAAAGCCAACTATGAATGGAATGTGAAGCTAACCTCTTTTAAGCACGGGGGTCTACTGGGGCAGTTTCATAATGAATTCGAAAAAGTATGGGAAACTGCTGTCCCACTGACGGATAGATGGATCGAAGCTTATCAAGTTCTCTATGATGGGGTTCAAAAAGCAAACCATAACCATCAATTGACGCTACCCTTGATTCCTGAAGCGATCCCGCAAACTGTCTTTAGTACAATTTCACCCAATAAAATGCAGCTAAGTGCACTAAAGAATTTGCAAGCTCTTCGCAGCACCGGAGCACATCGAGGATTGGTTATTTCGGCAACAGGAACAGGAAAAACCTATCTCTCTGCTTTTGACGCAAAGAACTTCGCACCAAGTCGAATGCTATTTATTGCACATCGAGAACAAATTTTGCACAAGGCTATGACTGATTATCAACGAATTATGGGGGGAAGAGATAGCGACTACGGTATTTTATCCGGTAACAGTAGAGATACAAATGCGAAATACCTTTTTGCCACCATCCAGACGATTTCTAAAGAATTAACTTTAGCAAATTTTGATCCTAAGGTATTTGACTACATATTGATTGACGAAGTCCACAAAGCTGGAGCCAATTCTTATCTTAAAGTTATTGAGCATTTTAAACCAAAATTCCTGCTTGGCATGACTGCAACTCCAGAACGAACGGATGACTTTAATATCTACGAGTTATTCGACTATAATATTGCCTACGAGATTCGTCTGCAGGAAGCTTTGGAAGAAGATATGCTGTGTCCATTTCACTATTTTGGCGTCACTGACTTTGAATACAACGACCGAATGATCGACGATACAACGATGCTCTCTCAATTGGTTACGAACGAAAGGGTTTCTTACCTAATCGAGAAAATGGAATATTACGGACACTCCGGCGAAACGGTAAAAGGATTAATCTTTTGTAGTCGTAAAGAAGAAACCTTAGAGCTATCCCGCATGTTAAATGCAAGGGGTTATCGCACAAAAGCATTAACAGGAGATGACTCTCAGGAAGTCCGTATGCAGTGTGTAACAGATCTTGAAGCGGGAAATCTCGACTATATTCTAACGGTAGACATTTTTAACGAAGGTATCGATATTCCTTGTATTAACCAGGTCGTAATGCTGCGTCAAACCCAATCTAGCATTGTATTTGTTCAGCAGTTAGGACGCGGTCTTCGTAAACACTCGGATAAAGAGTTCGTCACTATCATCGACTTTATAGGTAACTACAAGAACAACTATTTGATTCCGGTAGCCCTCTCCGGAGATAGGTCGCAGAACAAGGACAATATCCGTCGTCATATGAAGGACACCAGTTATATTAAAGGCGTCTCAACAATCAATTTCGAAGAGATTGCAAGGCAACAAATTTACCGCTCGATTAGCAACAGCAATTTAACAGCGCTTAAAATTCTTAGAGAAGAATATTTCCAACTCAAAAATAGGTTGAATCGAATCCCCCGATTAATCGATTTCCTTGACAACGATTCGATCGATCCACTGATCTTTACTGAGGAACACTTTAGCTATTATCACTTTTTGCAGAGAATCAATGAAACCGTGCCACATCTATCCGAACAAGAGAAAATGATTATAATGATGATGTCCGCCGAGATTCTTAATGGAAAACGCAAACATGAGATCCTACTGTTAAAGCTACTATTAGTAAATGATCAGGTTACATATGAAGAATACATAAATGCCCTGCAAGAAAGTGGTTGCTCAACAGATTCCGAAACGATCGATTCAGCAAAACGTATTCTCGACTTGTCTTTTTTCACTGAAGCGATGAGGAAGAAATATGGTAATGCCGCTATCGTAGAGTTCATTGCAGATCAGAATTTTGCATTTCATCCGAAGATGGCACAGTCCTTACAGAACAACGCTTATTTTAGAGAAATAATCACAGATATTGTTCAAACCGCAATTCACAAAAATGAGCAGTATGTATGCAGCGAGCCACTGACTCTGTATCAAAAATACTCCCGCAAAGATACCTGCAAATTATTGAATTGGCATAGCGACGAAAGCTCTACCATGTACGGATACAAGACGAAGCACCAGACCTGCCCGATCTTTGTAACGTATCACAAGCATGACGAGGTCGAAGCAAGTACGAACTATCAGGAGGAATTTGTGAGTCCAGAGATTCTGAAGTGGTCCACAAGAAGTAGACGAACCCTTGAATCCGATGAGGTTAGAACGATACTTGAGGCAGACCAACGAAACATCGACCTTCATGTATTTGTGAAAAAAGACGATGCGGACGGAACGGAGTTTTATTATCTGGGTAAAGCACATCCTGATCAAGAAAGTGCTGTTCAGGCGTCTATGGTTGACAAGAATGATACTTCCATATCGGTTGTGCATATGGATTTGGTATTGGAGCATTCGGTGGAGAGTAAATTGTATGGGTATTTAACTCGGAGTTTTAATTAG